The Candidatus Neomarinimicrobiota bacterium DNA window ACACAACCCTTCGGAAAATAGTAGCCTACACACTGGATTTACCCATTGAAAAGGTGGTGTGCGAAATACGGGATACGGGACTTGTCCCCGATTCGGGTCCGACCGTCGCTTCCCGAACAATTATGATTGTAGGCGGACTCCTGCGAACGGCAGCAAAAGAGATGAAATCCCGGTGGAATGAAGGAGAGGAATTTGAAATCAGCAAAGTATACCATCATCCCGATTTTCTGGAATGGGATAACGACACCTTTCACGGAAATGCCTATCCCACCTATTCCTGGGGAGTGAATGTGGCTGATGTCATGATTGATCCGGTAACATATAATATTCATATCCGGAAGATCACAGCGGTTTACGATGTGGGCCGGGCAATTGACGAGCGGGCATTGCGGGGACAGATGGAGGGAGGTATTGTCCAGGGAGCCGGGTGGGCCGCCATTGAGGTCATGAAAACCAAAGAAGGCAGACTGATACAACACAACCTGACGGATTATAAGGTACCAACTTCCATGGATATACCTGAAATCGTCTGTGATTTTATCAACAATCCCTACGAATTCGGTCCTTTCGGCGCCAAGTGTGCAGGAGAACTCCCCATGACCGGTGCTCCGCCGGCTGTAGCGGCTGCCGTATCCAATGCTCTGGGAATTCCCATAAAAGAAATCCCCATGACCCCCGAAAAGCTCATGGAGTTAGATAAACATGAAGATTGAATTCACATTAAACGGCGAAACAAAAAAGATAGACGTCCACCCTGCCCGGCGACTACTGGATATCCTCCGGGAGGATTTTCACCTTACTGCGGTGAAAGAGGGCTGTGGTGAGGGAGAGTGCGGCGCCTGTGTGGTACTTATGGACGGGAAAACGGTGAATTCCTGCCTGATTCCTGCCGGATACCTGGAAGGAAAATCCATCCTCACACCGGAAGGGTTTAAAAAAACGCCCCGGGGAAAAGTGATTGAGGAAGCCTTTATAGAAGCGGGTGCAGTCCAGTGCGGATTTTGTACGCCCGGATTCGTGATGTCGGTGGAATCTCTGTTGAATGAACACCCCCATCCTACGGAGGAACAAATACGGGAAGGCCTTTCTGGTAATTTGTGCCGGTGTACGGGCTATCAGATGATTTTTAAAGCGGTCCGCCTGGCTGCGGAGAAAGGAGAGGGATTATGGTAGACGGTTACCGCCCCCGGAATCTGATTGAAGCTTTAAAAATACGGAGCGAGATGAATTGCTTTCCCATTGCCGGCGGAACGGATCTCATGGTGCAAAAAGCCCGGGGGACAGGCCTGAGACCCGGTTTTGAAAAACCGTTGCTCTTTATCGGCCACCTGCCTGAACTCCGCCGGATAGAGAAAAAAGAAGGCTTTATCCATATCGGTCCGGCTGTATTACTTTCCGAACTGCTCCACAGTCCCCTCATTCCCGAAACTTTTAAAAAAGCCGTATCCCTGATGGCATCACCACCCTCCAGAAATCTGGCAACCCTGGGAGGCAATCTCTGCAATGCCTCTCCGGCCGGCGATACCCTCCCCTTTCTGTATGCCGCCGATGCAGAAATCCTCCTGGAAAACTATGCCTTTGAAAGAAGGATCGCCATTGAAGATTTTATTACCGGACCCAAAAGGACCAATCTGAACCCAGATGAATTGCTGACGGATATTATCATCCCGGATACGGATTTCCCCGTCACCTACTACAGGAAAGTGGGGCAACGCCGGGGAATGAGCCTGACCAAGGCATCCTTTCACGGACTGGCGGAAGTGCTGGACGGGTATGTGGAAGATCTGCGCATGGCTTTCGGGGCCGTCGCCCCGACGGTTGTCCGTTCCCGGGATATTGAAAACTCCCTTATCGGAGAAACAGTAACAGACCTGAAATTCCGCTTTGACGAGATTCGGGAATTATACGATCCGCTGATTCAACCCATTGACGACGCCCGGTCCAGTGCCGAATACCGGAAAAATGTCTGTTTTAATATTCTGAAAGATTTTCTGAACCACCTGGAAAAAAATCAAGGAGATACACTATGAGTGAGAACAAAAAATATCTTAAACCCGTCCTCTTTTACGGCGGATTGTGGGGACTTGCAGAAGCCACCCTGGGATATCTGCTTCACTTATTTCCAACCGGTGTCGCGGGCATCATCATGTTTCCCGTCGCCTTCTATCTTATGTTCAACCTGTATAAGTCATCCGGTATGCAATCCGGTGTTCTCATGGCGGGATGTATCGCTGCAGGTATTAAACTCACGGGACTGGCTATTCCTCTTCAATCACCCATAAGCGTAATCAATCCGGCAGTTTCTATCCTTCTGGAATCTCTGGTGATTTTTGCCTTCGTGACAAGTACGGCAAACCGGGAGAGGGTTTATGTCAAAACTTTTGCTATGACAATAATTCACATAGGGCTCCTTGTCCTTGTCCAAACGTTGATTTTCCGCCCCGCCGAGGGACTCTATCTCCTTCCCGTATTGCCTTTGGGAGGATATATACTGCTGAGCGGAATCGTTGGCTCTTTGATGATGGGAACCTGGTTGCGTCATCCCGTGGGGGTCCTTTCTCTTGATTCACTCCGATTGAGCTACCTTCAACCCGGATTGCTGATTCTGGTTGCAATTCTGTTGGAAGCCGGAACCCGCCTGATCTGACATGACCATCTATGATAAACTCCTGAAGGACATCCCCTCACTGGATGTCGATGAAATCATTGTCGGGGTCTTCTCGGTTCTTGTAAAAACGGGTAAAAACATTGGAATCGCCTCTACCATCAAATATGGAAACGTTCATGACCGGATTGATGAAGTAAAGGTCCTGGAGCGAAAGAATCTCAGGGAACTGGCAGAGCTCGTCTGTTCAGATAATATGCTTGCCGCTTCTCTGGGGATGGCAGCCATTAACTGTTACTGGGCAGGGAGAGACTCCGATTATGTAACCGTCAATGCAAAAGATATCGTACTGGATAAAGGCCGGGGAAAAACCGTCGGTGTGATCGGGCACTTTCCCTTTCTCAATGAAAACCGGGAACAATACAAAGAACTCATGATCTTTGAAAAATTCCCACGGGAAGGAGATTGGAGAGAAAGGGATATCTCTGAGCAACTTCCCCGGGCGGAGGTAGTCGCCCTGACGGCAACCACCTTAACCAACCATACCTTTCACGAGGTCATCCGTCACATGTCCCCGGAGAGTTATAAAATCATCCTGGGACCCACAACACCCCTTTCACCGGTCCTTTTTGATTATGGATTTCATGCCGTCTGCGGCACACTTATCCGGGATTATGACCTGGTGAAAAAGCAGGTGCTGATGGCTACACCGACACGGTATTTGGAGGGAGTTGAGTATGTGGGAATTCTGAATGCTGAATGCTGAATTGAATTGGTTAATTATGAATTTGGGGTGGCGGGTAACAAATGTTTTATCCTGAATATTCTGAATACCCATGTTAAATAAGGCAAGATAAATCCATGAAAAAAGAAAAATTGATTCACGATGAAATACACCGTTTGAGTTCAGGCAAGGGGTGCGGAATTGTGGTAACAGTTGTAAGAAAAAGCGGATCGGGTCCGGCAGAGACAGGAACGAAGATGCTGGTGTATCCGGACGGTTCAACTCTGGGGACCGTAGGCGGTGGAGCCATGGAAAAAATGGCTGTCGAACAAGCCATGACTCTTTTCAGTGAAAAGAAAAATCACCTGGAAGAATTTGTCATGCAGGATTCAGGGGAAGGAACTCAGACCGGAATGATGTGCGGTGGTACGGCAACTCTGTTTTTTGAGTACTATGCTCCCAAACACCATGTGTATATCTTTGGTGCGGGACATGTGGGTTCGGCGATAGTCTATCATTTGAAAGCTCTGGATTATTTTATTACGGTGGTGGACGACCGGGAGGATGTTTTAAACACTCTTCAGGGAGCAGATGAAAAGATCCATGGTTCTTTTGAAACGGTATTATCCGACAAGGCTGTAGAACCGGACGGTTATTTTATTATCGCAACCTATGAACACCGGGTGGACAGTCTTATATTAAACCGGATATTTAAAGAAGGATGGAAACCCCATTATGTGGGCATGGTGGCTTCACGGCGGAAACAGAAAATAATGCTGAAGGAACTGAAAAAAGCTGTACCGGAGGTAGATACGGATGTCTGTTATATTCCCGTGGGGCTGGATACGGGCGGGGGCTTACCACACGACATCGCCATTTCAATCGTCGCGGAAATTCAAAAAATCCGCTATCAATCTAAAGGTGGACATCTACGGGATCAGGGATGATTCATATTATAACCGGTGATATCAATACCGGCAAAACAACAAAAATGCTGGAATTGTTTAAACGGCATCCCCGGGGAGACGGCTTTGTGTGTCCAAAGGTTTTTGAAAATGACCGGTTTGTCCGCTATGATATCCTGCATTTGAAAAGCGGGAAAAAACGACCTTTCGCTTATCCGGTTGAAAATCTCCCTAGTAACTGGGATGAACAAATCCGCTACGGGAAATACACATTTTCCGTTCAGGCATTTTTCTTTGCGGAAGCTATTACCCACATGTGCTTAAAAAATCATGTTTCCCCTTTTTTCCTGGATGAAATCGGTCCCATCGAAATGGATTTGCATAAGGGCTTTTATTCAATTTTTAAAAAAGTATTATTACAAAATACGCATCTGTATATCAGCATCCGGAAAAACAGGATCAATGACTTGCTTGATTGTATGAATTCTGATAAAACACATATTATTTATGTTTAAATAGAATTTTTTATTTTTTTTCGGGATATATTGGAATCTGAAAATTTATTACTTTATATTGATCTATGAAATTAAACATGAATATTTGCATCAACAATTTTCATTAACAAATTACAAAGGAGAATTTTCATGGAAACAAAGGCACCTGCGGGACATGCTAAATTGGGTGTAATTCTCACATTCCTGAGCCTGATTGGCATGGTATGGATTTTTGAATGGTCTTCTGCACATTTATGGACTCCTTTTATAATCATTGCCGAATTTATCCTTGCCATAATTTTTATTGTCGGATTTATCATCGGTGCCGTTAAAACCGGATCATGGAAATTTACACATAAAACCACAAAAAATCTGACGGAGCAAGAAGCAGTAATCGCCAATAGTGCACTAAGATTAGGATATTCTATTTTTAGTATATCTGTATTAATTCTATTGCTTATCTTCGCTATAGTTCATAAACCAGTGAGCATCGTACTTGCCGTAGCTTTGATTCTTTTGGCACATCTCATACCCGTTTCAATCATAGCTTGGAAAACCAAACAAAAATGAAGGAAGATGATTATATTTATATAAACACATTTTATGATTTTGCATTTTTCAGGAAATTAATTGTATTGCTTAAACAGAATGATATTGATTTTAAAATAGTGGATAAATCTGGTCCGACAAATTTCAGAGTCCCTTCAAGTACATTTTCTGAAATTGAACTTTGGGTTTTCCATAAGGATCTTGAAAAGATGTTAGCAATACTCGATTCCATTAACGATCCGGCATGAAAAATTGAAGAAACGTGAAACTTTTTTTAGATTAAGCAACGTTTTTTCTGTAAAAAGGCATAGCATTGTTTTTCACCTCGCATTCATCAATATCAAAGTTTAAG harbors:
- a CDS encoding (2Fe-2S)-binding protein yields the protein MKIEFTLNGETKKIDVHPARRLLDILREDFHLTAVKEGCGEGECGACVVLMDGKTVNSCLIPAGYLEGKSILTPEGFKKTPRGKVIEEAFIEAGAVQCGFCTPGFVMSVESLLNEHPHPTEEQIREGLSGNLCRCTGYQMIFKAVRLAAEKGEGLW
- a CDS encoding XdhC family protein — its product is MKKEKLIHDEIHRLSSGKGCGIVVTVVRKSGSGPAETGTKMLVYPDGSTLGTVGGGAMEKMAVEQAMTLFSEKKNHLEEFVMQDSGEGTQTGMMCGGTATLFFEYYAPKHHVYIFGAGHVGSAIVYHLKALDYFITVVDDREDVLNTLQGADEKIHGSFETVLSDKAVEPDGYFIIATYEHRVDSLILNRIFKEGWKPHYVGMVASRRKQKIMLKELKKAVPEVDTDVCYIPVGLDTGGGLPHDIAISIVAEIQKIRYQSKGGHLRDQG
- a CDS encoding FAD binding domain-containing protein, producing MVDGYRPRNLIEALKIRSEMNCFPIAGGTDLMVQKARGTGLRPGFEKPLLFIGHLPELRRIEKKEGFIHIGPAVLLSELLHSPLIPETFKKAVSLMASPPSRNLATLGGNLCNASPAGDTLPFLYAADAEILLENYAFERRIAIEDFITGPKRTNLNPDELLTDIIIPDTDFPVTYYRKVGQRRGMSLTKASFHGLAEVLDGYVEDLRMAFGAVAPTVVRSRDIENSLIGETVTDLKFRFDEIRELYDPLIQPIDDARSSAEYRKNVCFNILKDFLNHLEKNQGDTL